One part of the Stigmatopora argus isolate UIUO_Sarg chromosome 8, RoL_Sarg_1.0, whole genome shotgun sequence genome encodes these proteins:
- the pex5la gene encoding PEX5-related protein isoform X3: protein MYQGHLQLVGEQQESRPLLSPSIDDFLCETKCDGLSRPVTSNTAVLSSTLDLLDLSEPSEQKNNKDRKSPRPSRREKQSSPQRKKTAETELIQVEREQRTRTPERASLDSAISGSPLDKWEDLNPNPERNGNRKWKLERRRSSKNSSNEFLWSIDCKTQLEPSNKNCVDANTKAEPESALASQLNRQYISGRHARLTKDQRWGSALLSRHQSLEEEFERAKAAVESDTEFWDKMQAEWEELARRNWLTENEQAQIPSTVSPYEKGYYFHTDNPYKDLPNAFEEGLKKSREGDLPNAVLMLEAAVLQDPHDSEAWQVLGTTQAENENEQAAIVSLQRCLELHPNNLPALMAVAVSLTNTGMRYEACEALLRWLRHNPKYKQLLKGKNQLVGSPNSQRRLSCAPNMGRHESTMLPEVKELFLEAVQHNSDSVDPDLLTGLGVLYNLSGEFNKAVEAFNTALSVRPEDYLLWNRLGATLANGDRSEEAVEAYTRALELQPGFIRSRYNLGISCINLGAHREAARNFLTALSLQRKSRSRQQSHQVMSGNIWAALRIALSMMDQPELFQAANIGDLDLLMKAFNLDI, encoded by the exons CTGGTGGGTGAGCAACAAGAGAGTCGCCCGCTTCTGAGCCCATCCATTGACGATTTTCTTTGCGAGACGAAGTGTGATGGGCTTTCCCGGCCAGTGACCTCTAACACCGCAG TTCTGTCGTCAACATTGGATCTACTGGACCTCAGTGAGCCAAGcgagcaaaaaaacaacaaagacagGAAGAGTCCCCGTCCGTCCCGGCGTGAAAAGCAGAGCAGCCCGCAAAGAAAAAAGACTGCTGAAACAGAGCTCATCCAGGTGGAGAGAGAACAGAGGACGCGGACACCAGAGAGGGCGTCACTGGACTCCG CAATCAGTGGTTCACCTTTGGATAAATGGGAAGACTTGAACCCCAACCCCGAGCGAAATGGTAACAGAAAGTGGAAATTGGAAAGACGGCGTTCATCCAAAAACTCCTCGAATGAATTTCTATG GTCCATTGACTGTAAAACCCAATTAGAGCCATCAAATAAGAATTGTGTGGACGCAAACACCAAAGCGGAGCCAGAGTCAGCTTTAGCGTCTCAA CTCAACCGACAGTATATTAGTGGAAGACAT GCTCGTCTAACCAAGGATCAGCGGTGGGGCAGCGCCCTCCTCTCCAGACATCAGTCCCTAGAAGAGGAGTTTGAGCGAGCCAAGGCTGCTGTGGAG TCGGATACAGAGTTCTGGGATAAGATGCAGGCAGAGTGGGAGGAACTGGCTCGGCGAAACTGGCTGACGGAGAATGAACAAGCCCAGATTCCCTCTACGGTCTCTCCTTATGAGAAG GGTTACTACTTCCACACAGATAATCCCTATAAGGACTTGCCTAATGCGTTTGAGGAAGGGCTGAAGAAGTCTCGAGAAGGAGACTTGCCAAATGCGGTGCTTATGCTGGAAGCGGCTGTCCTTCAGGACCCTCACGATTCAGAG GCATGGCAAGTGCTGGGGACAACACAGGCCGAAAATGAAAACGAGCAGGCTGCAATCGTCTCTCTCCAGAG GTGCTTGGAGCTCCACCCCAACAATCTGCCGGCTCTAATGGCCGTGGCGGTGAGCCTGACCAACACGGGCATGCGTTATGAGGCGTGCGAGGCTCTCCTTCGCTGGCTTAGACACAATCCGAAGTACAAACAGCTGCTTAAGGGCAAAAATCAGCTTGTGGGATCCCCAAATTCCCAGCGCAGGTTGTCCTGTGCACCAAACATGGGAAGGCATGAGAG CACCATGTTACCTGAGGTCAAGGAACTTTTCCTGGAAGCAGTCCAGCACAATTCGGACAGCGTCGACCCGGACTTGCTGACGGGTCTTGGGGTGCTTTACAACCTCAGCGGAGAGTTCAACAAAGCGGTGGAGGCTTTCAATACGGCCTTGTCGGTGCGGCCTGAG GATTATTTGCTGTGGAACCGACTAGGGGCCACTCTGGCAAACGGTGACCGGAGTGAGGAGGCGGTGGAGGCGTACACGCGAGCTTTGGAGCTACAGCCGGGATTTATCAGGTCCCGCTACAACCTGGGAATTAGCTGCATTAACCTCGGAGCACACAG GGAGGCGGCAAGGAACTTTTTAACAGCCCTCAGCCTTCAGCGGAAAAGCCGGAGTCGGCAGCAGTCCCACCAGGTCATGTCTGGAAACATCTGGGCCGCTCTCAGGATAGCTTTGTCCATGATGGACCAGCCCGAACTCTTCCAGGCTGCAAACATTGGCGACCTGGATCTTCTCATGAAAGCCTTTAACTTAGACATTTGA
- the pex5la gene encoding PEX5-related protein isoform X1: protein MYQGHLQGKDSRAADKTVAMVLKEIPSKASSEGKPLLTVTNKLVGEQQESRPLLSPSIDDFLCETKCDGLSRPVTSNTAVLSSTLDLLDLSEPSEQKNNKDRKSPRPSRREKQSSPQRKKTAETELIQVEREQRTRTPERASLDSAISGSPLDKWEDLNPNPERNGNRKWKLERRRSSKNSSNEFLWSIDCKTQLEPSNKNCVDANTKAEPESALASQLNRQYISGRHARLTKDQRWGSALLSRHQSLEEEFERAKAAVESDTEFWDKMQAEWEELARRNWLTENEQAQIPSTVSPYEKGYYFHTDNPYKDLPNAFEEGLKKSREGDLPNAVLMLEAAVLQDPHDSEAWQVLGTTQAENENEQAAIVSLQRCLELHPNNLPALMAVAVSLTNTGMRYEACEALLRWLRHNPKYKQLLKGKNQLVGSPNSQRRLSCAPNMGRHESTMLPEVKELFLEAVQHNSDSVDPDLLTGLGVLYNLSGEFNKAVEAFNTALSVRPEDYLLWNRLGATLANGDRSEEAVEAYTRALELQPGFIRSRYNLGISCINLGAHREAARNFLTALSLQRKSRSRQQSHQVMSGNIWAALRIALSMMDQPELFQAANIGDLDLLMKAFNLDI, encoded by the exons CTGGTGGGTGAGCAACAAGAGAGTCGCCCGCTTCTGAGCCCATCCATTGACGATTTTCTTTGCGAGACGAAGTGTGATGGGCTTTCCCGGCCAGTGACCTCTAACACCGCAG TTCTGTCGTCAACATTGGATCTACTGGACCTCAGTGAGCCAAGcgagcaaaaaaacaacaaagacagGAAGAGTCCCCGTCCGTCCCGGCGTGAAAAGCAGAGCAGCCCGCAAAGAAAAAAGACTGCTGAAACAGAGCTCATCCAGGTGGAGAGAGAACAGAGGACGCGGACACCAGAGAGGGCGTCACTGGACTCCG CAATCAGTGGTTCACCTTTGGATAAATGGGAAGACTTGAACCCCAACCCCGAGCGAAATGGTAACAGAAAGTGGAAATTGGAAAGACGGCGTTCATCCAAAAACTCCTCGAATGAATTTCTATG GTCCATTGACTGTAAAACCCAATTAGAGCCATCAAATAAGAATTGTGTGGACGCAAACACCAAAGCGGAGCCAGAGTCAGCTTTAGCGTCTCAA CTCAACCGACAGTATATTAGTGGAAGACAT GCTCGTCTAACCAAGGATCAGCGGTGGGGCAGCGCCCTCCTCTCCAGACATCAGTCCCTAGAAGAGGAGTTTGAGCGAGCCAAGGCTGCTGTGGAG TCGGATACAGAGTTCTGGGATAAGATGCAGGCAGAGTGGGAGGAACTGGCTCGGCGAAACTGGCTGACGGAGAATGAACAAGCCCAGATTCCCTCTACGGTCTCTCCTTATGAGAAG GGTTACTACTTCCACACAGATAATCCCTATAAGGACTTGCCTAATGCGTTTGAGGAAGGGCTGAAGAAGTCTCGAGAAGGAGACTTGCCAAATGCGGTGCTTATGCTGGAAGCGGCTGTCCTTCAGGACCCTCACGATTCAGAG GCATGGCAAGTGCTGGGGACAACACAGGCCGAAAATGAAAACGAGCAGGCTGCAATCGTCTCTCTCCAGAG GTGCTTGGAGCTCCACCCCAACAATCTGCCGGCTCTAATGGCCGTGGCGGTGAGCCTGACCAACACGGGCATGCGTTATGAGGCGTGCGAGGCTCTCCTTCGCTGGCTTAGACACAATCCGAAGTACAAACAGCTGCTTAAGGGCAAAAATCAGCTTGTGGGATCCCCAAATTCCCAGCGCAGGTTGTCCTGTGCACCAAACATGGGAAGGCATGAGAG CACCATGTTACCTGAGGTCAAGGAACTTTTCCTGGAAGCAGTCCAGCACAATTCGGACAGCGTCGACCCGGACTTGCTGACGGGTCTTGGGGTGCTTTACAACCTCAGCGGAGAGTTCAACAAAGCGGTGGAGGCTTTCAATACGGCCTTGTCGGTGCGGCCTGAG GATTATTTGCTGTGGAACCGACTAGGGGCCACTCTGGCAAACGGTGACCGGAGTGAGGAGGCGGTGGAGGCGTACACGCGAGCTTTGGAGCTACAGCCGGGATTTATCAGGTCCCGCTACAACCTGGGAATTAGCTGCATTAACCTCGGAGCACACAG GGAGGCGGCAAGGAACTTTTTAACAGCCCTCAGCCTTCAGCGGAAAAGCCGGAGTCGGCAGCAGTCCCACCAGGTCATGTCTGGAAACATCTGGGCCGCTCTCAGGATAGCTTTGTCCATGATGGACCAGCCCGAACTCTTCCAGGCTGCAAACATTGGCGACCTGGATCTTCTCATGAAAGCCTTTAACTTAGACATTTGA
- the pex5la gene encoding PEX5-related protein isoform X2 produces MYQGHLQGKDSRAADKTVAMVLKEIPSKASSEGKPLLTVTNKLVGEQQESRPLLSPSIDDFLCETKCDGLSRPVTSNTAVLSSTLDLLDLSEPSEQKNNKDRKSPRPSRREKQSSPQRKKTAETELIQVEREQRTRTPERASLDSAISGSPLDKWEDLNPNPERNGNRKWKLERRRSSKNSSNEFLWSIDCKTQLEPSNKNCVDANTKAEPESALASQARLTKDQRWGSALLSRHQSLEEEFERAKAAVESDTEFWDKMQAEWEELARRNWLTENEQAQIPSTVSPYEKGYYFHTDNPYKDLPNAFEEGLKKSREGDLPNAVLMLEAAVLQDPHDSEAWQVLGTTQAENENEQAAIVSLQRCLELHPNNLPALMAVAVSLTNTGMRYEACEALLRWLRHNPKYKQLLKGKNQLVGSPNSQRRLSCAPNMGRHESTMLPEVKELFLEAVQHNSDSVDPDLLTGLGVLYNLSGEFNKAVEAFNTALSVRPEDYLLWNRLGATLANGDRSEEAVEAYTRALELQPGFIRSRYNLGISCINLGAHREAARNFLTALSLQRKSRSRQQSHQVMSGNIWAALRIALSMMDQPELFQAANIGDLDLLMKAFNLDI; encoded by the exons CTGGTGGGTGAGCAACAAGAGAGTCGCCCGCTTCTGAGCCCATCCATTGACGATTTTCTTTGCGAGACGAAGTGTGATGGGCTTTCCCGGCCAGTGACCTCTAACACCGCAG TTCTGTCGTCAACATTGGATCTACTGGACCTCAGTGAGCCAAGcgagcaaaaaaacaacaaagacagGAAGAGTCCCCGTCCGTCCCGGCGTGAAAAGCAGAGCAGCCCGCAAAGAAAAAAGACTGCTGAAACAGAGCTCATCCAGGTGGAGAGAGAACAGAGGACGCGGACACCAGAGAGGGCGTCACTGGACTCCG CAATCAGTGGTTCACCTTTGGATAAATGGGAAGACTTGAACCCCAACCCCGAGCGAAATGGTAACAGAAAGTGGAAATTGGAAAGACGGCGTTCATCCAAAAACTCCTCGAATGAATTTCTATG GTCCATTGACTGTAAAACCCAATTAGAGCCATCAAATAAGAATTGTGTGGACGCAAACACCAAAGCGGAGCCAGAGTCAGCTTTAGCGTCTCAA GCTCGTCTAACCAAGGATCAGCGGTGGGGCAGCGCCCTCCTCTCCAGACATCAGTCCCTAGAAGAGGAGTTTGAGCGAGCCAAGGCTGCTGTGGAG TCGGATACAGAGTTCTGGGATAAGATGCAGGCAGAGTGGGAGGAACTGGCTCGGCGAAACTGGCTGACGGAGAATGAACAAGCCCAGATTCCCTCTACGGTCTCTCCTTATGAGAAG GGTTACTACTTCCACACAGATAATCCCTATAAGGACTTGCCTAATGCGTTTGAGGAAGGGCTGAAGAAGTCTCGAGAAGGAGACTTGCCAAATGCGGTGCTTATGCTGGAAGCGGCTGTCCTTCAGGACCCTCACGATTCAGAG GCATGGCAAGTGCTGGGGACAACACAGGCCGAAAATGAAAACGAGCAGGCTGCAATCGTCTCTCTCCAGAG GTGCTTGGAGCTCCACCCCAACAATCTGCCGGCTCTAATGGCCGTGGCGGTGAGCCTGACCAACACGGGCATGCGTTATGAGGCGTGCGAGGCTCTCCTTCGCTGGCTTAGACACAATCCGAAGTACAAACAGCTGCTTAAGGGCAAAAATCAGCTTGTGGGATCCCCAAATTCCCAGCGCAGGTTGTCCTGTGCACCAAACATGGGAAGGCATGAGAG CACCATGTTACCTGAGGTCAAGGAACTTTTCCTGGAAGCAGTCCAGCACAATTCGGACAGCGTCGACCCGGACTTGCTGACGGGTCTTGGGGTGCTTTACAACCTCAGCGGAGAGTTCAACAAAGCGGTGGAGGCTTTCAATACGGCCTTGTCGGTGCGGCCTGAG GATTATTTGCTGTGGAACCGACTAGGGGCCACTCTGGCAAACGGTGACCGGAGTGAGGAGGCGGTGGAGGCGTACACGCGAGCTTTGGAGCTACAGCCGGGATTTATCAGGTCCCGCTACAACCTGGGAATTAGCTGCATTAACCTCGGAGCACACAG GGAGGCGGCAAGGAACTTTTTAACAGCCCTCAGCCTTCAGCGGAAAAGCCGGAGTCGGCAGCAGTCCCACCAGGTCATGTCTGGAAACATCTGGGCCGCTCTCAGGATAGCTTTGTCCATGATGGACCAGCCCGAACTCTTCCAGGCTGCAAACATTGGCGACCTGGATCTTCTCATGAAAGCCTTTAACTTAGACATTTGA